One region of Olleya sp. Hel_I_94 genomic DNA includes:
- a CDS encoding CvpA family protein, whose translation MAVIDIVLGALLLFGLVRGLFKGLFVELASIVALIAGVYGAIHFSYFVAEFLMDKTSWNEKTINTTAFAITFVIIILVISLAGKALTKLADFASLGILNKLLGAAFGALKIGLILSVLLIVFDKMNNTIPFVQEEDIEDSILYAPVKSLAPMIFPSIIKSDDTLLEEPIIDPEEPTTESEV comes from the coding sequence ATGGCTGTAATTGATATTGTTTTAGGTGCTTTACTATTATTTGGTTTGGTACGTGGTTTGTTTAAGGGTCTTTTTGTAGAACTTGCATCCATTGTTGCTTTAATTGCTGGTGTTTATGGTGCTATTCATTTTAGCTATTTTGTTGCCGAATTTTTAATGGATAAAACGTCTTGGAATGAAAAAACAATTAATACTACTGCGTTTGCTATTACGTTTGTGATTATAATTTTAGTCATTAGCTTAGCTGGTAAAGCGTTAACTAAGTTAGCTGATTTTGCCTCTTTAGGGATTTTAAACAAACTTTTAGGTGCTGCTTTTGGTGCGCTTAAAATTGGTTTAATTTTGAGTGTTTTATTGATTGTTTTTGATAAAATGAATAATACTATCCCTTTTGTGCAGGAGGAGGATATTGAAGATTCTATTTTATATGCTCCTGTAAAATCATTAGCTCCAATGATTTTTCCTAGTATTATTAAGTCTGATGATACTTTATTGGAAGAACCTATAATTGATCCTGAGGAACCGACTACTGAATCTGAAGTTTAA
- the pheS gene encoding phenylalanine--tRNA ligase subunit alpha — translation MIDKIKELIAEAEAFKAQTKEEVEAFRIKYLGKKGLLNDYFAEFKNVANDQKKEFGQVINTLKTTAQNKVNALKEELDNNTQDAGISGDLSRPGEPITIGSRHPISIVKNQIIDIFSNIGFNVSEGPEIEDDWHNFTALNLPEYHPARDMQDTFFVQTNPDILLRTHTSSVQVRYMENNKPPIRTISPGRVYRNEAISARSHCFFHQVEGLYIDKDVSFADLKQTLQYFTTELFGKSKIRLRPSYFPFTEPSAEIDVYWGLETETDYKITKGTGWLEIGGCGMVDPNVLTNCGINAEEYSGFAFGVGIDRIAMLLHQIGDIRLLSENDVRFLEQFKSAL, via the coding sequence ATGATAGACAAGATAAAAGAACTTATAGCAGAAGCAGAAGCCTTTAAGGCACAAACCAAAGAAGAGGTTGAAGCGTTTCGTATAAAGTATTTAGGAAAAAAAGGATTACTTAATGACTATTTTGCCGAATTTAAAAACGTGGCAAACGACCAGAAAAAAGAATTTGGTCAAGTAATTAACACCCTTAAAACTACAGCTCAAAATAAAGTTAATGCTTTAAAGGAAGAGCTAGACAACAATACACAAGACGCAGGTATAAGTGGAGATTTATCAAGACCAGGAGAACCAATAACCATTGGATCGCGTCACCCAATATCTATAGTTAAAAATCAAATTATAGATATCTTTTCAAACATTGGATTTAATGTAAGCGAAGGTCCAGAAATAGAAGACGATTGGCACAACTTTACAGCACTTAACTTGCCAGAATACCATCCAGCAAGAGACATGCAAGACACGTTTTTTGTGCAAACCAATCCAGATATCCTATTACGTACGCACACAAGTTCTGTACAAGTACGATATATGGAAAACAATAAACCACCAATACGTACAATATCTCCTGGACGTGTATATCGTAACGAAGCAATATCTGCACGTTCACACTGTTTTTTCCATCAAGTAGAAGGATTATATATAGATAAAGACGTTAGTTTTGCAGATTTAAAGCAAACCTTACAATACTTTACTACAGAGCTTTTTGGTAAATCTAAAATTAGATTACGTCCATCATACTTTCCATTTACTGAGCCTAGCGCAGAAATTGATGTGTATTGGGGACTTGAAACAGAAACAGATTATAAAATCACCAAAGGAACCGGTTGGTTAGAAATTGGAGGTTGTGGTATGGTAGATCCAAATGTCCTTACTAATTGCGGTATAAATGCAGAAGAGTATTCAGGATTTGCATTTGGTGTAGGTATTGATCGTATAGCAATGTTATTACATCAGATAGGTGATATTCGTTTGTTAAGTGAAAACGACGTTAGATTCTTAGAGCAGTTCAAATCTGCCTTATAA
- a CDS encoding GbsR/MarR family transcriptional regulator produces MTKEICNKKMELVERLGVHLESKDSLAPVAARIMAYVNLTGKQGATFDEMVEVLCASKSTISTHLNHLQDLKKIEYFTKTGDRKKYFVINKNSVLNHIDNMIHEWEIVEVLHLEMKAYKEAINEHVTDDDEKFDLTFHNNYLKFISSASASMKELKDNLIKNKFNL; encoded by the coding sequence ATGACTAAAGAAATCTGTAACAAAAAAATGGAGCTTGTAGAAAGACTAGGCGTTCATTTAGAAAGTAAAGATAGTTTAGCACCTGTTGCAGCACGTATAATGGCTTACGTGAATTTAACAGGAAAACAAGGAGCAACTTTTGATGAAATGGTAGAGGTATTATGCGCAAGTAAAAGCACCATTTCTACACATTTAAACCACTTACAAGACTTAAAAAAAATAGAATACTTTACCAAAACGGGCGACCGTAAAAAGTATTTTGTCATTAATAAAAATTCGGTATTAAATCATATTGATAATATGATTCACGAATGGGAAATAGTAGAGGTACTACATCTTGAAATGAAAGCTTATAAAGAAGCCATAAACGAACATGTTACAGACGACGATGAGAAATTCGATTTAACATTTCATAACAATTATCTCAAATTTATTTCAAGTGCTTCTGCATCAATGAAAGAACTAAAAGACAACCTAATTAAAAATAAATTCAACCTTTAA
- a CDS encoding efflux RND transporter periplasmic adaptor subunit, protein MKINKIISILSIASIFLVVISCGNNEKAQAASAQQQQVLPFPVTQLQTKTVTGFIEYPTTIEGKVNSDVRAKTSGYIEKVYVDEGQKVRKGQTLFKLETQSLSQDAGAAKARVNVAQVEVDKLVPLVEKNIISPVQLETAKANLAQAKANYSGVTANIGYATIKSPIDGFVGAINFREGALISPNDATPLTTVSQIDEVYAFFSFNEAQYIDHLQRSEGQNKAERIKNSPDLTLVLANGKEYSEKGRIQTSTGQINQSTGTIQIRAAFDNPNEILTNGNSGKIKFPIEYKDAIVVPQTATFEQQGNIMIFKLGADNKVETSILKVKGTVDNLYVVDSGLEANDKIIISGVGKLRNGMAIAPQDTSFDEAIKPVPTLFRN, encoded by the coding sequence ATGAAAATAAATAAAATAATTTCAATATTATCAATAGCTAGTATTTTTCTAGTTGTGATTAGCTGTGGTAATAATGAGAAAGCGCAAGCAGCTTCAGCACAACAGCAACAGGTTTTACCTTTTCCTGTAACACAATTACAAACAAAAACCGTAACAGGTTTTATTGAGTATCCTACAACTATTGAAGGTAAAGTTAATAGTGATGTAAGAGCAAAAACCTCTGGATATATAGAAAAAGTATATGTAGACGAAGGACAAAAAGTACGTAAAGGTCAAACCTTATTTAAACTAGAAACACAGTCGTTAAGCCAAGATGCAGGTGCAGCTAAAGCACGAGTAAATGTGGCACAAGTTGAGGTTGATAAACTAGTTCCTTTAGTAGAAAAAAATATTATTAGTCCAGTACAATTAGAAACTGCTAAAGCAAATTTAGCTCAAGCTAAAGCTAATTATAGTGGTGTAACAGCAAATATTGGTTATGCCACAATTAAAAGTCCAATAGACGGTTTTGTTGGTGCCATTAATTTTAGAGAAGGTGCTTTAATTAGCCCAAATGATGCAACACCACTAACAACTGTTAGTCAAATAGACGAAGTTTATGCTTTTTTTAGTTTTAACGAAGCGCAATATATAGATCATTTACAACGCTCTGAAGGTCAAAATAAAGCAGAGCGCATCAAGAATTCGCCAGACTTAACTTTAGTTTTAGCTAACGGAAAAGAATATTCTGAAAAAGGACGTATTCAAACCAGTACAGGACAGATTAACCAAAGTACAGGTACAATACAAATTAGAGCTGCTTTTGATAATCCAAACGAAATTTTAACTAACGGAAACAGCGGAAAAATTAAATTTCCAATAGAGTATAAAGACGCTATCGTTGTGCCACAAACTGCAACTTTTGAGCAGCAAGGTAATATTATGATTTTCAAATTAGGAGCAGACAATAAAGTAGAAACTTCTATTTTAAAAGTTAAAGGGACAGTAGATAATTTATATGTGGTAGATTCTGGTTTAGAGGCTAACGATAAGATTATTATTTCAGGAGTAGGAAAGTTAAGAAACGGTATGGCAATTGCACCTCAGGACACGTCTTTTGACGAAGCAATTAAACCAGTTCCAACTTTATTTAGAAATTAG
- a CDS encoding efflux RND transporter permease subunit yields the protein MLKTFIERPVLSTVISIIIVLLGVISITSLPIEEYPDIAPPTIKVVANYTGANAETVLESVIIPIEEQINGVEGMTYITSTASNTGAAEITVYFDQEIDADIAAVNVQNRVSRATPLLPQEVIQTGITTQKQETSVLMFISMYSESEDYDATFIQNYLKINVIPAMQRISGVGDVSVFSQKDYAMRIWLNPEKLASYNLIPSDISAALAEQNLEAAAGSLGENNGESFSYTLTYSGRFKDEAQYSDIVIKALGNGEFLRLKDVATIELDAQSYGSNAMSKGNPAVFMGIFQTKGSNAQEIIENIKVTLEQVKADLPEGLDVFVPYDTSLFLNASIDKVITTLLEAFLLVFLVVFIFLQDFRSTLIPAIAVPVSIIGTFFFLNVFGYSINLLTLFALVLAIGIVVDDAIVVVEAVHAKMDEGEHNPKKATITAMSEISGAIISITLVMAAVFIPVTFVTGPTGVFYEQFGVTLIIAILISAVNALTLSPALCALLLKEHKEDEELKGKGPLKRFYTLFNRGFNATIDKYGKSLQFLYKKKFISVLLLIIAVVGIYWASTTTPTGFVPNEDRGIVFANIELPPGASLDRTDAVARKLYAQIENIDGIEAVNFIKGRSLISGAGSNFGFGIIKLKNWDEREDASLSAEAITGKLFGVAAGIPDANIIFFSPPSIRGFGNSAGFEINLLDKFGGEFTDLDKANKDFSMALMSHPEIKYATSSFSTSYPQYEMEVNVPLAKEKGVSVSSIFSTLQGYIGGIYASDFSRFGKQFRVYIQALPEDRADENALNSMYVRTDSGEMTPITQFVTLERVYGPQSVTRFNLFNSTMISGATNEGFSTGDAIRVIEEEVAKLPSNYTVAYSGLTREEVNAGNQTTFIFILSILFVYFLLSAQYESYLLPFAVIFSLPFGVFGAYITTKFLGLENNIYFQIALIMLIGLLAKNAILIVEFALARRKNGESIVDAAIHGAKSRLRPILMTSFAFILGLMPLALATGVGSEGNNSIGSGAAGGMLIGTILGVFVIPILFILFQWLQEKVSGKPAVQTIED from the coding sequence ATGTTAAAAACATTCATTGAAAGACCAGTGCTTTCAACAGTAATCTCTATTATCATAGTTTTACTAGGAGTTATTAGTATAACTAGCTTACCTATAGAGGAATATCCAGATATTGCACCTCCAACCATTAAAGTAGTTGCAAATTATACAGGAGCAAATGCCGAAACCGTTTTAGAGAGTGTTATAATACCTATCGAAGAGCAAATTAATGGTGTAGAAGGGATGACATACATTACATCTACAGCATCTAACACAGGTGCAGCCGAAATTACCGTGTATTTTGATCAAGAAATTGATGCAGATATTGCAGCTGTAAACGTACAAAACCGTGTGTCTAGAGCAACACCTTTATTACCACAAGAGGTAATACAAACAGGTATTACCACTCAAAAGCAAGAAACAAGTGTATTAATGTTTATCTCAATGTATTCTGAGAGTGAGGATTACGATGCTACTTTTATTCAGAATTACTTAAAAATAAACGTTATTCCAGCAATGCAACGTATTAGCGGTGTTGGAGATGTTAGTGTATTCTCGCAAAAAGATTACGCGATGCGTATTTGGTTAAACCCAGAAAAATTAGCGTCTTATAATTTAATACCTTCAGATATTTCTGCAGCTTTAGCTGAACAAAACTTAGAAGCAGCAGCTGGTTCGTTAGGAGAAAATAATGGTGAATCATTTTCATACACTTTAACTTATAGTGGTCGTTTTAAAGACGAAGCACAATACAGTGATATTGTTATAAAAGCCTTAGGAAACGGAGAGTTTTTACGTTTAAAAGATGTGGCAACTATAGAGTTGGATGCACAATCTTACGGATCAAACGCCATGAGTAAAGGTAATCCTGCTGTTTTTATGGGGATTTTCCAAACTAAAGGATCTAATGCACAAGAAATTATTGAAAACATAAAAGTAACCTTAGAGCAAGTAAAAGCAGACCTTCCAGAAGGTTTAGATGTATTTGTTCCTTACGATACTAGTTTATTTTTAAATGCCTCTATAGATAAAGTAATTACTACTTTGTTAGAAGCCTTTTTACTGGTATTCTTGGTAGTATTTATATTCTTACAAGATTTCCGTTCTACATTAATTCCTGCAATTGCAGTACCAGTATCTATTATTGGTACCTTCTTTTTCTTGAATGTATTTGGGTATTCTATTAACTTATTAACGCTATTTGCCTTAGTACTTGCTATTGGTATTGTAGTAGATGATGCCATAGTTGTTGTAGAAGCTGTCCATGCTAAAATGGATGAAGGCGAGCACAACCCGAAAAAAGCAACCATTACTGCTATGAGTGAAATTTCTGGTGCCATTATTTCTATTACATTAGTTATGGCAGCAGTATTTATTCCTGTAACCTTTGTAACTGGACCAACAGGAGTGTTTTATGAGCAATTTGGTGTAACTTTAATTATTGCCATTTTAATTTCGGCAGTAAATGCCTTAACCTTAAGTCCAGCATTATGTGCTTTATTATTAAAAGAACATAAAGAGGACGAAGAGTTAAAAGGAAAAGGTCCATTAAAGCGTTTTTATACGTTATTTAATCGTGGATTTAATGCAACCATTGATAAGTATGGAAAATCGCTGCAGTTTTTATACAAAAAGAAATTTATTTCAGTATTACTATTAATCATTGCAGTTGTCGGTATTTATTGGGCTTCAACTACAACTCCAACAGGTTTTGTACCAAACGAAGATAGAGGAATTGTTTTTGCTAATATAGAATTACCACCAGGAGCATCTTTAGATAGAACAGATGCTGTAGCAAGAAAACTTTACGCTCAAATTGAAAACATTGATGGTATTGAAGCTGTAAACTTTATTAAAGGTAGAAGTTTAATAAGTGGTGCAGGTAGTAACTTTGGTTTTGGTATTATAAAACTTAAAAACTGGGATGAACGTGAAGATGCATCACTTTCCGCGGAAGCGATAACAGGAAAATTATTTGGTGTAGCAGCAGGAATACCTGATGCCAATATCATATTTTTCTCTCCTCCAAGTATACGTGGTTTTGGTAACTCAGCTGGTTTTGAAATTAACTTATTAGATAAGTTTGGTGGTGAGTTTACAGATTTAGATAAAGCCAATAAAGATTTTTCTATGGCTTTAATGAGTCATCCAGAAATCAAATATGCAACATCATCTTTTAGTACAAGTTATCCACAATATGAAATGGAAGTTAATGTACCATTAGCTAAAGAAAAGGGTGTGTCTGTAAGTAGTATCTTTTCAACTTTACAAGGGTATATTGGTGGAATTTATGCTTCAGATTTCTCAAGATTCGGAAAACAATTTAGAGTATACATTCAGGCTTTACCAGAAGACAGAGCAGATGAAAACGCTTTAAATAGCATGTATGTACGTACAGATTCTGGCGAGATGACGCCAATTACACAGTTTGTAACCTTAGAGCGTGTGTATGGACCACAATCGGTAACGCGTTTCAACTTATTTAATTCTACCATGATTTCTGGTGCTACAAACGAAGGTTTTAGTACAGGTGATGCTATTAGAGTTATTGAAGAAGAAGTTGCAAAATTACCTAGTAATTATACAGTGGCATATTCTGGATTAACACGTGAAGAGGTTAATGCAGGAAACCAAACAACGTTTATATTTATACTAAGTATCTTATTTGTATACTTTTTATTAAGTGCACAATATGAAAGTTACTTATTACCATTTGCGGTCATATTTTCATTACCATTTGGTGTTTTTGGAGCTTATATTACAACTAAGTTTTTAGGATTAGAAAATAACATATATTTCCAAATTGCTTTAATCATGCTTATTGGTCTATTGGCCAAAAATGCCATACTTATTGTCGAGTTTGCTTTGGCCAGACGAAAAAATGGCGAGAGTATTGTAGATGCAGCAATCCATGGAGCCAAATCACGTTTACGTCCAATTTTAATGACTTCGTTTGCTTTTATTTTAGGATTGATGCCATTAGCATTAGCAACAGGTGTTGGATCTGAAGGAAACAACTCGATTGGATCTGGAGCAGCAGGAGGAATGTTAATTGGTACTATTCTAGGAGTATTTGTTATTCCAATCTTATTTATATTATTCCAATGGTTACAAGAAAAAGTTTCGGGTAAACCAGCAGTACAAACTATTGAAGACTAA
- a CDS encoding efflux transporter outer membrane subunit, with protein sequence MKSILKHRNFSKGALILVVALTLQSCFVAQDYVRPDLDAETQALYRTDNLPTDSVSIADVSWKNLFTDQYLQKYIEEGLQNNMDVRIALQQILAAEAYAKQGKAGYLPSVSVGANATHQELSENSQFGALFSGGIDTYDITANLSWEADIWGKIRSNKRATQAAYLQSVAGHQAVKTQLISSIANTYYNLLALDAQLEVTKQTILTRESGVTTIKALKDAGQVTQVAVDQNIAQYNSAKALQVDIEVAIFKTENTLSILLGKSPQTFERSSLDIQNIDQDIVLGVPATLLSNRPDVMAAEYGLINSFELSNVAKSNLYPSLTLTASGGLESLDVDNLINANSIFANIIGGITQPIFNQRKLKTQREVAFAQQEQALLRFKQTLLVAGSEVSNALYTYKAETKKFEFRKNEVEALRTAEANSNELLKNGYANYLDLLTARESALNAELNIINSQLQQLVSIVDLYEALGGGWR encoded by the coding sequence ATGAAATCAATATTAAAACATAGAAACTTTAGTAAAGGCGCATTAATACTAGTTGTTGCATTAACACTACAAAGTTGTTTTGTAGCTCAAGATTATGTGAGACCAGACTTAGATGCTGAAACGCAAGCACTTTACAGAACTGATAATTTACCAACAGATAGCGTATCTATTGCAGATGTATCCTGGAAAAATTTATTTACAGACCAATACCTTCAAAAATATATAGAAGAAGGTCTTCAAAATAATATGGATGTGCGTATTGCTTTGCAGCAAATTTTAGCTGCTGAAGCTTATGCAAAACAAGGTAAAGCTGGTTATTTACCATCAGTAAGTGTTGGCGCAAATGCAACGCATCAAGAGTTGTCAGAAAACAGTCAATTTGGAGCTTTATTTAGTGGTGGAATAGATACTTATGATATTACAGCTAACTTATCTTGGGAAGCAGATATTTGGGGGAAAATTAGAAGTAATAAACGTGCAACACAAGCTGCTTACTTACAAAGTGTCGCAGGACATCAAGCAGTAAAAACGCAATTAATTTCTAGTATTGCTAATACGTACTATAATTTATTGGCATTAGATGCGCAACTAGAAGTGACTAAACAAACTATTTTAACTAGAGAAAGTGGTGTAACAACCATTAAAGCTTTAAAGGACGCTGGACAAGTAACACAAGTTGCGGTAGACCAAAATATAGCACAATATAACAGTGCCAAAGCGTTACAGGTAGATATTGAAGTTGCTATTTTTAAAACTGAAAATACGCTAAGTATTTTATTAGGAAAATCACCTCAAACTTTTGAAAGAAGTAGTTTAGACATTCAAAATATAGATCAAGATATAGTATTAGGTGTTCCTGCAACATTATTAAGTAACAGACCTGATGTTATGGCTGCAGAGTATGGCTTAATAAATTCTTTTGAGTTAAGTAATGTTGCCAAAAGTAACTTATATCCTTCTTTAACATTAACCGCTTCTGGTGGTTTAGAAAGCTTAGATGTAGATAATTTAATTAATGCCAATTCGATTTTTGCAAATATTATAGGCGGAATTACGCAACCTATTTTTAATCAACGAAAGTTAAAAACTCAAAGAGAAGTTGCTTTTGCACAACAAGAACAAGCATTACTTAGATTTAAGCAAACGTTGTTAGTGGCAGGAAGTGAAGTATCTAATGCGTTATATACTTATAAAGCTGAAACTAAAAAGTTTGAGTTTAGAAAAAATGAAGTGGAAGCTTTACGTACAGCCGAAGCTAATTCTAACGAGTTACTTAAAAATGGTTATGCTAACTACTTAGACTTATTAACAGCTAGAGAAAGCGCTTTAAATGCGGAACTTAATATTATTAACAGCCAATTGCAGCAACTAGTGTCTATCGTAGATTTATACGAAGCACTTGGTGGTGGATGGAGATAA
- a CDS encoding TetR/AcrR family transcriptional regulator has protein sequence MITKAQLLQCAITKFTRFGSKHVTLDDLATELGISKKTIYSFFKNKEDLVTSSLESLLNEYKNDINGIVNSNGKDPVLCVILIYRRGFEYLKYFKPSFIFGLQKYYPKASLLFDNFSEELAHKTIQDLLIEAQLKGDIRPEINIELIVKIYFFRIDNLVFKENNLFEIYTKDVLFRHLVLYNLKGIVNYSYTNRYLELEF, from the coding sequence ATGATAACCAAAGCTCAATTGCTACAATGTGCTATTACTAAGTTTACTAGATTTGGTAGTAAGCACGTTACTTTAGACGATTTGGCAACTGAGCTTGGTATATCTAAAAAAACAATTTATTCTTTTTTTAAAAACAAAGAAGACTTAGTAACATCAAGTCTAGAAAGTTTATTAAACGAGTATAAAAACGATATAAATGGGATTGTTAATAGCAATGGTAAAGATCCTGTTTTGTGTGTTATTTTAATTTACCGTAGAGGGTTTGAGTATTTAAAATACTTTAAACCCTCTTTTATTTTTGGGTTACAAAAATACTACCCTAAAGCAAGTTTGTTATTTGATAATTTCTCTGAAGAATTAGCACATAAAACCATACAAGATTTACTTATTGAAGCACAATTAAAAGGAGATATAAGACCCGAAATTAATATTGAATTAATAGTAAAAATCTATTTTTTTAGAATTGACAATCTTGTTTTTAAAGAAAATAATTTATTTGAAATTTATACAAAAGACGTGTTGTTTAGGCATTTGGTGTTGTATAATTTAAAAGGGATTGTAAATTATAGTTACACTAATAGATATTTAGAACTTGAATTTTAA
- a CDS encoding HmuY family protein, producing MKNKLFTLALCMTALVFTNCSSDDDNTPTQPITVVIDGAAVAPTVGGPNQQNQVYVDLSTNTTTSVQRDSWDLGFYSGTEFRVVINGSIAMAAAQLTTTDIDAVNSTNQEVLDLQPLVKTNTYNQASMQYVDAPNGALNGTAFSAITATDADNPVYLVNLGYTVGTETPTTGSIDTTDDERGWKKVRVLQDGTKYILQYADLDDTTHHEVTISKNTSYNYTFFSFDATSEIVIEPAKEAWDLNFTTFTDEVFIGTDSYGPYFYSDFVVTNTKQSTKAYVIDTEIQSELSYDNFTLADVDNTQFSDDQRSIGSSWRNSGGPSSSPSLKDNVFYIIRDTDGNLYKLKFLALFNEAGERGYPEFVYSLLQ from the coding sequence ATGAAAAACAAACTATTTACTCTAGCACTTTGCATGACTGCATTAGTATTTACTAACTGTAGTAGCGACGACGATAATACACCAACACAACCGATAACAGTTGTTATTGATGGAGCAGCGGTAGCGCCAACAGTTGGTGGTCCAAATCAGCAAAACCAAGTATATGTAGACTTAAGTACAAATACAACCACAAGCGTACAACGTGACTCTTGGGATTTAGGATTTTATTCAGGAACAGAATTTAGAGTGGTCATAAATGGATCTATAGCAATGGCTGCAGCACAATTAACCACTACAGATATTGATGCGGTAAACTCTACAAATCAAGAAGTACTAGACTTACAACCTTTGGTTAAAACCAATACTTATAACCAAGCTAGCATGCAATATGTTGATGCGCCAAATGGTGCATTAAATGGTACTGCATTTTCGGCTATTACAGCAACAGATGCAGATAATCCAGTATACCTAGTAAACTTAGGTTATACTGTAGGTACAGAAACTCCTACCACAGGAAGTATTGACACTACGGATGACGAGAGAGGTTGGAAAAAAGTTAGAGTATTGCAAGATGGTACAAAATATATCTTACAATATGCAGATTTAGATGATACGACTCACCACGAAGTAACCATCTCTAAAAACACCTCTTATAACTATACGTTTTTTAGCTTTGATGCTACTAGTGAAATAGTAATTGAACCAGCAAAAGAAGCATGGGATTTAAACTTTACTACGTTTACAGACGAAGTATTTATAGGCACAGATAGTTATGGTCCATACTTTTATTCTGACTTTGTAGTTACAAACACTAAACAAAGTACTAAAGCGTATGTAATAGATACGGAAATACAATCTGAGTTATCCTATGATAATTTTACGCTTGCAGATGTAGACAACACACAATTTTCTGACGATCAAAGAAGTATTGGAAGTAGTTGGAGAAACAGTGGTGGACCAAGTTCATCTCCATCACTAAAAGACAATGTGTTTTATATTATTAGAGACACAGATGGAAACTTATATAAACTTAAGTTTTTAGCACTTTTTAATGAAGCTGGAGAACGTGGTTATCCTGAGTTTGTTTATAGCTTACTACAATAA